A window from Balaenoptera musculus isolate JJ_BM4_2016_0621 chromosome 8, mBalMus1.pri.v3, whole genome shotgun sequence encodes these proteins:
- the FADD gene encoding FAS-associated death domain protein isoform X5 has protein sequence MDPFLVLLHSVSAGLSSSELTELKFLCQSRVGKRKLERVQSGLDLFSVLLEQNEMSPENTVLLREMLVSLRRQDLLRRLEDFEAGAAGGAAPEERDLRAAFDIICDNVGKDWRKLARHLRVSDAKIEAIEEKYPRNLAEQVRESLRVWKNSRREDAAASHLVRALRACRLNLVADLIEEGQRARALQSESGDPVSLLSWDSDSPASGASR, from the exons ATGGACCCGTTCCTGGTGCTGCTGCACTCGGTGTCGGCCGGCCTGTCGAGCAGCGAGCTGACCGAGCTCAAGTTCCTGTGTCAGAGCCGCGTGGGCAAGAGGAAGCTGGAGCGCGTGCAGAGTGGCCTGGACCTCTTCTCCGTGCTGCTGGAGCAGAACGAGATGAGCCCCGAGAACACCGTGCTGCTCCGCGAGATGCTTGTCTCCCTGCGGCGCCAGGATCTACTACGGCGCCTGGAAGACTTCGAGGCGGGCGCGGCGGGCGGGGCCGCGCCGGAGGAGCGAG ACCTGCGGGCAGCGTTTGACATCATCTGTGATAATGTGGGGAAGGACTGGAGGAAACTGGCTCGTCACCTCAGAGTGTCTGACGCCAAGATTGAAGCCATTGAGGAGAAGTATCCCCGGAACCTGGCAGAACAGGTGAGGGAGTCGCTGAGAGTCTGGAAGAACAGCAGGAGGGAGGATGCGGCCGCGTCCCACCTGGTGAGGGCACTCAGGGCCTGCCGGCTGAACCTGGTGGCAGACCTCATTGAGGAGGGTCAGCGGGCCCGGGCCCTCCAGAGCGAGAGCGGGGACCCTGTGTCCCTCTTGTCCTGGGACTCAGACTCGCCCGCCTCAGGGGCCTCGCGATGA
- the FADD gene encoding FAS-associated death domain protein isoform X8 has translation MDPFLVLLHSVSAGLSSSELTELKFLCQSRVGKRKLERVQSGLDLFSVLLEQNEMSPENTVLLREMLVSLRRQDLLRRLEDFEAGAAGGAAPEEREITRKERTLFTSPVQWKYTRSVTADLRAAFDIICDNVGKDWRKLARHLRVSDAKIEAIEEKYPRNLAEQDSCVQRVLEPDRQA, from the exons ATGGACCCGTTCCTGGTGCTGCTGCACTCGGTGTCGGCCGGCCTGTCGAGCAGCGAGCTGACCGAGCTCAAGTTCCTGTGTCAGAGCCGCGTGGGCAAGAGGAAGCTGGAGCGCGTGCAGAGTGGCCTGGACCTCTTCTCCGTGCTGCTGGAGCAGAACGAGATGAGCCCCGAGAACACCGTGCTGCTCCGCGAGATGCTTGTCTCCCTGCGGCGCCAGGATCTACTACGGCGCCTGGAAGACTTCGAGGCGGGCGCGGCGGGCGGGGCCGCGCCGGAGGAGCGAG AGATTACTCGAAAGGAAAGGACATTGTTCACCTCCCCGGTGCAGTGGAAGTACACCAGGAGCGTCACAGCAG ACCTGCGGGCAGCGTTTGACATCATCTGTGATAATGTGGGGAAGGACTGGAGGAAACTGGCTCGTCACCTCAGAGTGTCTGACGCCAAGATTGAAGCCATTGAGGAGAAGTATCCCCGGAACCTGGCAGAACAG
- the FADD gene encoding FAS-associated death domain protein isoform X4 has product MDPFLVLLHSVSAGLSSSELTELKFLCQSRVGKRKLERVQSGLDLFSVLLEQNEMSPENTVLLREMLVSLRRQDLLRRLEDFEAGAAGGAAPEEREITRKERTLFTSPVQWKYTRSVTADLRAAFDIICDNVGKDWRKLARHLRVSDAKIEAIEEKYPRNLAEQVRESLRVWKNSRREDAAASHLVRALRACRLNLVADLIEEGQRARALQSESGDPVSLLSWDSDSPASGASR; this is encoded by the exons ATGGACCCGTTCCTGGTGCTGCTGCACTCGGTGTCGGCCGGCCTGTCGAGCAGCGAGCTGACCGAGCTCAAGTTCCTGTGTCAGAGCCGCGTGGGCAAGAGGAAGCTGGAGCGCGTGCAGAGTGGCCTGGACCTCTTCTCCGTGCTGCTGGAGCAGAACGAGATGAGCCCCGAGAACACCGTGCTGCTCCGCGAGATGCTTGTCTCCCTGCGGCGCCAGGATCTACTACGGCGCCTGGAAGACTTCGAGGCGGGCGCGGCGGGCGGGGCCGCGCCGGAGGAGCGAG AGATTACTCGAAAGGAAAGGACATTGTTCACCTCCCCGGTGCAGTGGAAGTACACCAGGAGCGTCACAGCAG ACCTGCGGGCAGCGTTTGACATCATCTGTGATAATGTGGGGAAGGACTGGAGGAAACTGGCTCGTCACCTCAGAGTGTCTGACGCCAAGATTGAAGCCATTGAGGAGAAGTATCCCCGGAACCTGGCAGAACAGGTGAGGGAGTCGCTGAGAGTCTGGAAGAACAGCAGGAGGGAGGATGCGGCCGCGTCCCACCTGGTGAGGGCACTCAGGGCCTGCCGGCTGAACCTGGTGGCAGACCTCATTGAGGAGGGTCAGCGGGCCCGGGCCCTCCAGAGCGAGAGCGGGGACCCTGTGTCCCTCTTGTCCTGGGACTCAGACTCGCCCGCCTCAGGGGCCTCGCGATGA